Proteins from a single region of Chrysemys picta bellii isolate R12L10 chromosome 9, ASM1138683v2, whole genome shotgun sequence:
- the DVL3 gene encoding segment polarity protein dishevelled homolog DVL-3 isoform X2 produces the protein MVVKEEISDDNAKLPCFNGRVVSWLVSAEGSHSDGGSVCADNQPELPPSMERTGGIGDSRPPSFHPNTGGSRENLDNETETDSVVSSQRERLRRKDGPEHAPRVNGTAKGERRRDVGGYESSSTLMSSELETTSFFDSDEDDSTSRFSSSTEQSSASRLMRRHKRRRRKQKAPRIERSSSFSSITDSTMSLNIITVTLNMEKYNFLGISIVGQSNERGDGGIYIGSIMKGGAVAADGRIEPGDMLLQVNDINFENMSNDDAVRVLREIVHKPGPITLTVAKCWDPSPRGCFSLPRIAPQRIWAGPDSPCSDPGEPIRPIDPAAWVSHTAAMTGTYPAYGMSPSMSTITSTSSSITSSIPETERLDDFHLSIHSDMATIVKAMASPESGLEVRDRMWLKITIPNAFIGSDVVDWLYHHVEGFTDRRESRKYASNLLKAGYIRHTVNKITFSEQCYYIFGDLCGNMANLSLHDHDGSSGASDQDTLAPLPHPGAAPWPMAFPYQYPPPHPYNPHPGFPDPGYSYGGGSAGSQHSEGSRSSGSNRSGSERRKERDPKAGESKSGGSGSESDHTTRSSMRRERAASERSVPASQRSQHSLAHSIRSHHSQQSYGPPGLPPLYSPPMLLMPPPPSAMGPPGAPPGRDLASVPPELTASRQSFRMAMGNPSEFFVDVM, from the exons ccccaacACTGGGGGGAGTCGGGAGAACCTGGATAACGAGACGGAGACAGATTCAGTGGTTTCATCGCAGAGGGAGAGACTTCGCCGGAAAGATGGGCCTGAGCATG cacCCAGAGTGAATGGGACGGCAAAAGGAGAGCGGCGCCGAGACGTAGGCGGGTACGAGAGCTCTTCCACTCTCATGAGCAGCGAATTGGAGACCACCAGCTTCTTCGACTCGGATGAGGATGACTCCACCAGCAG GTTTAGCAGCTCGACAGAACAGAGCAGCGCCTCGCGCCTGATGAGAAGGCACAAGCGACGCCGGCGGAAACAAAAGGCCCCACGCATTGAGCGG TCGTCGTCCTTCAGCAGCATCACGGACTCAACTATGTCTCTGAACATTATCACAGTCACTCTAAACATGG AGAAGTACAACTTCTTGGGCATCTCCATCGTGGGACAGAGCAACGAGCGTGGGGACGGTGGCATCTATATCGGCTCCATCATGAAGGGGGGCGCAGTAGCGGCCGATGGCAGGATCGAGCCGGGAGACATGCTCTTGCAG GTGAACGATATCAACTTTGAGAACATGAGCAATGATGATGCTGTGCGCGTGCTGAGGGAGATCGTGCACAAGCCAGG GCCAATCACCCTGACTGTGGCCAAGTGCTGGGaccccagccccaggggctgcttcTCGTTACCCCGGA TTGCTCCCCAGCGGATCTGGGCTGGGCCAGACTCTCCATGCTCCGATCCGG GTGAGCCCATCCGACCCATCGACCCGGCAGCCTGGGTTTCCCACACGGCAGCGATGACTGGCACCTACCCGGCGTACGGTATGAGCCCATCCATGAGCACAATCACTTCCACCAGCTCCTCCATCACCAGCTCCATCCCAGAGACCGAGC GCCTCGATGACTTTCACCTGTCCATCCACAGCGACATGGCCACCATCGTCAAAGCCATGGCCTCCCCCGAGTCAGGTCTGGAGGTGCGCGACCGCATGTGGCTGAAGATCACCATCCCCAATGCCTTCATCG GTTCAGACGTGGTGGATTGGCTCTATCACCATGTGGAAGGTTTTACAGATCGGCGAGAATCCCGCAAGTACGCCAGCAACCTGCTGAAGGCCGGCTACATCCGACACACTGTGAACAAGATCACCTTCTCAGAGCAGTGCTACTACATCTTTGGAGACCTCTGCGGCA ACATGGCTAACCTGTCCCTGCATGACCATGACGGATCCAGCGGAGCCTCAGATCAGGATACGTTGGCTCCACTCCCCCACCCAGGAGCCGCACCGTGGCCCATGGCTTTCCCATATCAATACCCACCGCCTCATCCATACAACCCCCACCCAGGATTCCCTGACCCAGGCTACAGCTatggtgggggcagtgcaggcaGCCAGCACAGTGAAG GGAGTCGCAGCAGCGGTTCAAACCGCAGCGGCAGTgagaggagaaaggagagagaccCGAAGGCTGGCGAGTCCAAGTCGGGCGGCAGTGGCAGTGAGTCGGACCACACCACCCGGAGCAGTATGCGGCGGGAGCGGGCGGCCAGTGAGCGCTCGGTGCCAGCCAGCCAGCGCAGCCAGCACTCCCTAGCTCACAGCATCCGCAGCCACCACAGCCAGCAGTCGTATGGGCCGCCTGGCCTGCCACCCCTCTACAGCCCGCCCATGCTGCTGATGCCTCCGCCGCCTTCTGCCATGGGGCCCCCAGGAGCCCCGCCGGGCCGTGACCTGgcctctgtgccccctgaacTGACGGCCAGTAGACAGTCGTTCCGAATGGCCATGGGCAATCCCAGTGAGTTCTTTGTGGATGTAATGTGA
- the DVL3 gene encoding segment polarity protein dishevelled homolog DVL-3 isoform X1, with protein MVVKEEISDDNAKLPCFNGRVVSWLVSAEGSHSDGGSVCADNQPELPPSMERTGGIGDSRPPSFHPNTGGSRENLDNETETDSVVSSQRERLRRKDGPEHAPRVNGTAKGERRRDVGGYESSSTLMSSELETTSFFDSDEDDSTSRFSSSTEQSSASRLMRRHKRRRRKQKAPRIERSSSFSSITDSTMSLNIITVTLNMEKYNFLGISIVGQSNERGDGGIYIGSIMKGGAVAADGRIEPGDMLLQVNDINFENMSNDDAVRVLREIVHKPGPITLTVAKCWDPSPRGCFSLPRSKWIADSPLTLVPSPFAPQRIWAGPDSPCSDPGEPIRPIDPAAWVSHTAAMTGTYPAYGMSPSMSTITSTSSSITSSIPETERLDDFHLSIHSDMATIVKAMASPESGLEVRDRMWLKITIPNAFIGSDVVDWLYHHVEGFTDRRESRKYASNLLKAGYIRHTVNKITFSEQCYYIFGDLCGNMANLSLHDHDGSSGASDQDTLAPLPHPGAAPWPMAFPYQYPPPHPYNPHPGFPDPGYSYGGGSAGSQHSEGSRSSGSNRSGSERRKERDPKAGESKSGGSGSESDHTTRSSMRRERAASERSVPASQRSQHSLAHSIRSHHSQQSYGPPGLPPLYSPPMLLMPPPPSAMGPPGAPPGRDLASVPPELTASRQSFRMAMGNPSEFFVDVM; from the exons ccccaacACTGGGGGGAGTCGGGAGAACCTGGATAACGAGACGGAGACAGATTCAGTGGTTTCATCGCAGAGGGAGAGACTTCGCCGGAAAGATGGGCCTGAGCATG cacCCAGAGTGAATGGGACGGCAAAAGGAGAGCGGCGCCGAGACGTAGGCGGGTACGAGAGCTCTTCCACTCTCATGAGCAGCGAATTGGAGACCACCAGCTTCTTCGACTCGGATGAGGATGACTCCACCAGCAG GTTTAGCAGCTCGACAGAACAGAGCAGCGCCTCGCGCCTGATGAGAAGGCACAAGCGACGCCGGCGGAAACAAAAGGCCCCACGCATTGAGCGG TCGTCGTCCTTCAGCAGCATCACGGACTCAACTATGTCTCTGAACATTATCACAGTCACTCTAAACATGG AGAAGTACAACTTCTTGGGCATCTCCATCGTGGGACAGAGCAACGAGCGTGGGGACGGTGGCATCTATATCGGCTCCATCATGAAGGGGGGCGCAGTAGCGGCCGATGGCAGGATCGAGCCGGGAGACATGCTCTTGCAG GTGAACGATATCAACTTTGAGAACATGAGCAATGATGATGCTGTGCGCGTGCTGAGGGAGATCGTGCACAAGCCAGG GCCAATCACCCTGACTGTGGCCAAGTGCTGGGaccccagccccaggggctgcttcTCGTTACCCCGGAGTAAGTGGATTGCTGACTCGCCCTTAACGCTGGTGCCCAGCCCAT TTGCTCCCCAGCGGATCTGGGCTGGGCCAGACTCTCCATGCTCCGATCCGG GTGAGCCCATCCGACCCATCGACCCGGCAGCCTGGGTTTCCCACACGGCAGCGATGACTGGCACCTACCCGGCGTACGGTATGAGCCCATCCATGAGCACAATCACTTCCACCAGCTCCTCCATCACCAGCTCCATCCCAGAGACCGAGC GCCTCGATGACTTTCACCTGTCCATCCACAGCGACATGGCCACCATCGTCAAAGCCATGGCCTCCCCCGAGTCAGGTCTGGAGGTGCGCGACCGCATGTGGCTGAAGATCACCATCCCCAATGCCTTCATCG GTTCAGACGTGGTGGATTGGCTCTATCACCATGTGGAAGGTTTTACAGATCGGCGAGAATCCCGCAAGTACGCCAGCAACCTGCTGAAGGCCGGCTACATCCGACACACTGTGAACAAGATCACCTTCTCAGAGCAGTGCTACTACATCTTTGGAGACCTCTGCGGCA ACATGGCTAACCTGTCCCTGCATGACCATGACGGATCCAGCGGAGCCTCAGATCAGGATACGTTGGCTCCACTCCCCCACCCAGGAGCCGCACCGTGGCCCATGGCTTTCCCATATCAATACCCACCGCCTCATCCATACAACCCCCACCCAGGATTCCCTGACCCAGGCTACAGCTatggtgggggcagtgcaggcaGCCAGCACAGTGAAG GGAGTCGCAGCAGCGGTTCAAACCGCAGCGGCAGTgagaggagaaaggagagagaccCGAAGGCTGGCGAGTCCAAGTCGGGCGGCAGTGGCAGTGAGTCGGACCACACCACCCGGAGCAGTATGCGGCGGGAGCGGGCGGCCAGTGAGCGCTCGGTGCCAGCCAGCCAGCGCAGCCAGCACTCCCTAGCTCACAGCATCCGCAGCCACCACAGCCAGCAGTCGTATGGGCCGCCTGGCCTGCCACCCCTCTACAGCCCGCCCATGCTGCTGATGCCTCCGCCGCCTTCTGCCATGGGGCCCCCAGGAGCCCCGCCGGGCCGTGACCTGgcctctgtgccccctgaacTGACGGCCAGTAGACAGTCGTTCCGAATGGCCATGGGCAATCCCAGTGAGTTCTTTGTGGATGTAATGTGA
- the DVL3 gene encoding segment polarity protein dishevelled homolog DVL-3 isoform X6 — protein MWGLGFTLASRNSAGGISSHYKQGSGAENLLVKVPQTFLEKYNFLGISIVGQSNERGDGGIYIGSIMKGGAVAADGRIEPGDMLLQVNDINFENMSNDDAVRVLREIVHKPGPITLTVAKCWDPSPRGCFSLPRSKWIADSPLTLVPSPFAPQRIWAGPDSPCSDPGEPIRPIDPAAWVSHTAAMTGTYPAYGMSPSMSTITSTSSSITSSIPETERLDDFHLSIHSDMATIVKAMASPESGLEVRDRMWLKITIPNAFIGSDVVDWLYHHVEGFTDRRESRKYASNLLKAGYIRHTVNKITFSEQCYYIFGDLCGNMANLSLHDHDGSSGASDQDTLAPLPHPGAAPWPMAFPYQYPPPHPYNPHPGFPDPGYSYGGGSAGSQHSEGSRSSGSNRSGSERRKERDPKAGESKSGGSGSESDHTTRSSMRRERAASERSVPASQRSQHSLAHSIRSHHSQQSYGPPGLPPLYSPPMLLMPPPPSAMGPPGAPPGRDLASVPPELTASRQSFRMAMGNPTKNYGVFDFL, from the exons atgtGGGGGCTAGGCTTCACCCTGGCCTCCAGGAACtcagctggtggaatctccagtCACTACAAACAGGGCTCAGGTGCTGAGAATCTGCTGGTGAAAGTACCACAAACCTTTCTGG AGAAGTACAACTTCTTGGGCATCTCCATCGTGGGACAGAGCAACGAGCGTGGGGACGGTGGCATCTATATCGGCTCCATCATGAAGGGGGGCGCAGTAGCGGCCGATGGCAGGATCGAGCCGGGAGACATGCTCTTGCAG GTGAACGATATCAACTTTGAGAACATGAGCAATGATGATGCTGTGCGCGTGCTGAGGGAGATCGTGCACAAGCCAGG GCCAATCACCCTGACTGTGGCCAAGTGCTGGGaccccagccccaggggctgcttcTCGTTACCCCGGAGTAAGTGGATTGCTGACTCGCCCTTAACGCTGGTGCCCAGCCCAT TTGCTCCCCAGCGGATCTGGGCTGGGCCAGACTCTCCATGCTCCGATCCGG GTGAGCCCATCCGACCCATCGACCCGGCAGCCTGGGTTTCCCACACGGCAGCGATGACTGGCACCTACCCGGCGTACGGTATGAGCCCATCCATGAGCACAATCACTTCCACCAGCTCCTCCATCACCAGCTCCATCCCAGAGACCGAGC GCCTCGATGACTTTCACCTGTCCATCCACAGCGACATGGCCACCATCGTCAAAGCCATGGCCTCCCCCGAGTCAGGTCTGGAGGTGCGCGACCGCATGTGGCTGAAGATCACCATCCCCAATGCCTTCATCG GTTCAGACGTGGTGGATTGGCTCTATCACCATGTGGAAGGTTTTACAGATCGGCGAGAATCCCGCAAGTACGCCAGCAACCTGCTGAAGGCCGGCTACATCCGACACACTGTGAACAAGATCACCTTCTCAGAGCAGTGCTACTACATCTTTGGAGACCTCTGCGGCA ACATGGCTAACCTGTCCCTGCATGACCATGACGGATCCAGCGGAGCCTCAGATCAGGATACGTTGGCTCCACTCCCCCACCCAGGAGCCGCACCGTGGCCCATGGCTTTCCCATATCAATACCCACCGCCTCATCCATACAACCCCCACCCAGGATTCCCTGACCCAGGCTACAGCTatggtgggggcagtgcaggcaGCCAGCACAGTGAAG GGAGTCGCAGCAGCGGTTCAAACCGCAGCGGCAGTgagaggagaaaggagagagaccCGAAGGCTGGCGAGTCCAAGTCGGGCGGCAGTGGCAGTGAGTCGGACCACACCACCCGGAGCAGTATGCGGCGGGAGCGGGCGGCCAGTGAGCGCTCGGTGCCAGCCAGCCAGCGCAGCCAGCACTCCCTAGCTCACAGCATCCGCAGCCACCACAGCCAGCAGTCGTATGGGCCGCCTGGCCTGCCACCCCTCTACAGCCCGCCCATGCTGCTGATGCCTCCGCCGCCTTCTGCCATGGGGCCCCCAGGAGCCCCGCCGGGCCGTGACCTGgcctctgtgccccctgaacTGACGGCCAGTAGACAGTCGTTCCGAATGGCCATGGGCAATCCCA CAAAGAATTACGGGGTGTTTGACTTCCTCTGA
- the DVL3 gene encoding segment polarity protein dishevelled homolog DVL-3 isoform X4 yields MVVKEEISDDNAKLPCFNGRVVSWLVSAEGSHSDGGSVCADNQPELPPSMERTGGIGDSRPPSFHPNTGGSRENLDNETETDSVVSSQRERLRRKDGPEHAPRVNGTAKGERRRDVGGYESSSTLMSSELETTSFFDSDEDDSTSRFSSSTEQSSASRLMRRHKRRRRKQKAPRIERSSSFSSITDSTMSLNIITVTLNMEKYNFLGISIVGQSNERGDGGIYIGSIMKGGAVAADGRIEPGDMLLQVNDINFENMSNDDAVRVLREIVHKPGPITLTVAKCWDPSPRGCFSLPRIAPQRIWAGPDSPCSDPGEPIRPIDPAAWVSHTAAMTGTYPAYGLDDFHLSIHSDMATIVKAMASPESGLEVRDRMWLKITIPNAFIGSDVVDWLYHHVEGFTDRRESRKYASNLLKAGYIRHTVNKITFSEQCYYIFGDLCGNMANLSLHDHDGSSGASDQDTLAPLPHPGAAPWPMAFPYQYPPPHPYNPHPGFPDPGYSYGGGSAGSQHSEGSRSSGSNRSGSERRKERDPKAGESKSGGSGSESDHTTRSSMRRERAASERSVPASQRSQHSLAHSIRSHHSQQSYGPPGLPPLYSPPMLLMPPPPSAMGPPGAPPGRDLASVPPELTASRQSFRMAMGNPSEFFVDVM; encoded by the exons ccccaacACTGGGGGGAGTCGGGAGAACCTGGATAACGAGACGGAGACAGATTCAGTGGTTTCATCGCAGAGGGAGAGACTTCGCCGGAAAGATGGGCCTGAGCATG cacCCAGAGTGAATGGGACGGCAAAAGGAGAGCGGCGCCGAGACGTAGGCGGGTACGAGAGCTCTTCCACTCTCATGAGCAGCGAATTGGAGACCACCAGCTTCTTCGACTCGGATGAGGATGACTCCACCAGCAG GTTTAGCAGCTCGACAGAACAGAGCAGCGCCTCGCGCCTGATGAGAAGGCACAAGCGACGCCGGCGGAAACAAAAGGCCCCACGCATTGAGCGG TCGTCGTCCTTCAGCAGCATCACGGACTCAACTATGTCTCTGAACATTATCACAGTCACTCTAAACATGG AGAAGTACAACTTCTTGGGCATCTCCATCGTGGGACAGAGCAACGAGCGTGGGGACGGTGGCATCTATATCGGCTCCATCATGAAGGGGGGCGCAGTAGCGGCCGATGGCAGGATCGAGCCGGGAGACATGCTCTTGCAG GTGAACGATATCAACTTTGAGAACATGAGCAATGATGATGCTGTGCGCGTGCTGAGGGAGATCGTGCACAAGCCAGG GCCAATCACCCTGACTGTGGCCAAGTGCTGGGaccccagccccaggggctgcttcTCGTTACCCCGGA TTGCTCCCCAGCGGATCTGGGCTGGGCCAGACTCTCCATGCTCCGATCCGG GTGAGCCCATCCGACCCATCGACCCGGCAGCCTGGGTTTCCCACACGGCAGCGATGACTGGCACCTACCCGGCGTACG GCCTCGATGACTTTCACCTGTCCATCCACAGCGACATGGCCACCATCGTCAAAGCCATGGCCTCCCCCGAGTCAGGTCTGGAGGTGCGCGACCGCATGTGGCTGAAGATCACCATCCCCAATGCCTTCATCG GTTCAGACGTGGTGGATTGGCTCTATCACCATGTGGAAGGTTTTACAGATCGGCGAGAATCCCGCAAGTACGCCAGCAACCTGCTGAAGGCCGGCTACATCCGACACACTGTGAACAAGATCACCTTCTCAGAGCAGTGCTACTACATCTTTGGAGACCTCTGCGGCA ACATGGCTAACCTGTCCCTGCATGACCATGACGGATCCAGCGGAGCCTCAGATCAGGATACGTTGGCTCCACTCCCCCACCCAGGAGCCGCACCGTGGCCCATGGCTTTCCCATATCAATACCCACCGCCTCATCCATACAACCCCCACCCAGGATTCCCTGACCCAGGCTACAGCTatggtgggggcagtgcaggcaGCCAGCACAGTGAAG GGAGTCGCAGCAGCGGTTCAAACCGCAGCGGCAGTgagaggagaaaggagagagaccCGAAGGCTGGCGAGTCCAAGTCGGGCGGCAGTGGCAGTGAGTCGGACCACACCACCCGGAGCAGTATGCGGCGGGAGCGGGCGGCCAGTGAGCGCTCGGTGCCAGCCAGCCAGCGCAGCCAGCACTCCCTAGCTCACAGCATCCGCAGCCACCACAGCCAGCAGTCGTATGGGCCGCCTGGCCTGCCACCCCTCTACAGCCCGCCCATGCTGCTGATGCCTCCGCCGCCTTCTGCCATGGGGCCCCCAGGAGCCCCGCCGGGCCGTGACCTGgcctctgtgccccctgaacTGACGGCCAGTAGACAGTCGTTCCGAATGGCCATGGGCAATCCCAGTGAGTTCTTTGTGGATGTAATGTGA
- the DVL3 gene encoding segment polarity protein dishevelled homolog DVL-3 isoform X3, translated as MVVKEEISDDNAKLPCFNGRVVSWLVSAEGSHSDGGSVCADNQPELPPSMERTGGIGDSRPPSFHPNTGGSRENLDNETETDSVVSSQRERLRRKDGPEHAPRVNGTAKGERRRDVGGYESSSTLMSSELETTSFFDSDEDDSTSRFSSSTEQSSASRLMRRHKRRRRKQKAPRIERSSSFSSITDSTMSLNIITVTLNMEKYNFLGISIVGQSNERGDGGIYIGSIMKGGAVAADGRIEPGDMLLQVNDINFENMSNDDAVRVLREIVHKPGPITLTVAKCWDPSPRGCFSLPRSEPIRPIDPAAWVSHTAAMTGTYPAYGMSPSMSTITSTSSSITSSIPETERLDDFHLSIHSDMATIVKAMASPESGLEVRDRMWLKITIPNAFIGSDVVDWLYHHVEGFTDRRESRKYASNLLKAGYIRHTVNKITFSEQCYYIFGDLCGNMANLSLHDHDGSSGASDQDTLAPLPHPGAAPWPMAFPYQYPPPHPYNPHPGFPDPGYSYGGGSAGSQHSEGSRSSGSNRSGSERRKERDPKAGESKSGGSGSESDHTTRSSMRRERAASERSVPASQRSQHSLAHSIRSHHSQQSYGPPGLPPLYSPPMLLMPPPPSAMGPPGAPPGRDLASVPPELTASRQSFRMAMGNPSEFFVDVM; from the exons ccccaacACTGGGGGGAGTCGGGAGAACCTGGATAACGAGACGGAGACAGATTCAGTGGTTTCATCGCAGAGGGAGAGACTTCGCCGGAAAGATGGGCCTGAGCATG cacCCAGAGTGAATGGGACGGCAAAAGGAGAGCGGCGCCGAGACGTAGGCGGGTACGAGAGCTCTTCCACTCTCATGAGCAGCGAATTGGAGACCACCAGCTTCTTCGACTCGGATGAGGATGACTCCACCAGCAG GTTTAGCAGCTCGACAGAACAGAGCAGCGCCTCGCGCCTGATGAGAAGGCACAAGCGACGCCGGCGGAAACAAAAGGCCCCACGCATTGAGCGG TCGTCGTCCTTCAGCAGCATCACGGACTCAACTATGTCTCTGAACATTATCACAGTCACTCTAAACATGG AGAAGTACAACTTCTTGGGCATCTCCATCGTGGGACAGAGCAACGAGCGTGGGGACGGTGGCATCTATATCGGCTCCATCATGAAGGGGGGCGCAGTAGCGGCCGATGGCAGGATCGAGCCGGGAGACATGCTCTTGCAG GTGAACGATATCAACTTTGAGAACATGAGCAATGATGATGCTGTGCGCGTGCTGAGGGAGATCGTGCACAAGCCAGG GCCAATCACCCTGACTGTGGCCAAGTGCTGGGaccccagccccaggggctgcttcTCGTTACCCCGGA GTGAGCCCATCCGACCCATCGACCCGGCAGCCTGGGTTTCCCACACGGCAGCGATGACTGGCACCTACCCGGCGTACGGTATGAGCCCATCCATGAGCACAATCACTTCCACCAGCTCCTCCATCACCAGCTCCATCCCAGAGACCGAGC GCCTCGATGACTTTCACCTGTCCATCCACAGCGACATGGCCACCATCGTCAAAGCCATGGCCTCCCCCGAGTCAGGTCTGGAGGTGCGCGACCGCATGTGGCTGAAGATCACCATCCCCAATGCCTTCATCG GTTCAGACGTGGTGGATTGGCTCTATCACCATGTGGAAGGTTTTACAGATCGGCGAGAATCCCGCAAGTACGCCAGCAACCTGCTGAAGGCCGGCTACATCCGACACACTGTGAACAAGATCACCTTCTCAGAGCAGTGCTACTACATCTTTGGAGACCTCTGCGGCA ACATGGCTAACCTGTCCCTGCATGACCATGACGGATCCAGCGGAGCCTCAGATCAGGATACGTTGGCTCCACTCCCCCACCCAGGAGCCGCACCGTGGCCCATGGCTTTCCCATATCAATACCCACCGCCTCATCCATACAACCCCCACCCAGGATTCCCTGACCCAGGCTACAGCTatggtgggggcagtgcaggcaGCCAGCACAGTGAAG GGAGTCGCAGCAGCGGTTCAAACCGCAGCGGCAGTgagaggagaaaggagagagaccCGAAGGCTGGCGAGTCCAAGTCGGGCGGCAGTGGCAGTGAGTCGGACCACACCACCCGGAGCAGTATGCGGCGGGAGCGGGCGGCCAGTGAGCGCTCGGTGCCAGCCAGCCAGCGCAGCCAGCACTCCCTAGCTCACAGCATCCGCAGCCACCACAGCCAGCAGTCGTATGGGCCGCCTGGCCTGCCACCCCTCTACAGCCCGCCCATGCTGCTGATGCCTCCGCCGCCTTCTGCCATGGGGCCCCCAGGAGCCCCGCCGGGCCGTGACCTGgcctctgtgccccctgaacTGACGGCCAGTAGACAGTCGTTCCGAATGGCCATGGGCAATCCCAGTGAGTTCTTTGTGGATGTAATGTGA